The Halostagnicola larsenii XH-48 region GTGACGACGGCGCTGCCGAGACTCCAGACGCTTGTCCTCGAGTGAAATAGCCGACAGTTCGCCGAATAAGCCTGATAGCCTACACGAGGTACGCTTCTATCAAACGGGCCTGTCCCCGACGGATTCGTTCGCTGACGGCCTGGTCAGAGATGCCGAGCGCGCCGGCGATGTCGCTCAGGGTCGCTTCGCGGGGCACCGAAAAGAACCCGTATTCGTTCGCGAGCGTTAGCGCCTCTCGCTGGGATTGAGTCAGCACCGTCTTTGTTTCCCCCGCCTCCTCGCCGTCGGCTATCCGCAGGAGGTCGAACTCGACGCCGTGGTGCTCGAGGAACTCGTGGTACTCGGTAAAGGAGTCCCGGTCCGGAAACCGCATCTCGAACACCCAGCGACCGTCGGCGGCCCGGCCGGTGAGTAACTCGCCGCCCAGAGACACCCATTGGCGGTAGCTCTCGACGACCTCCGTCCGGCTTCGGTCGCTGCGCTCGAGTCTGTACAGGTCCCTCCCTCCGCTCCGTTCTAACAGGTCGAATCGCGCGACTGTTCGATCCCTCTCGAGCACGCGTTCGACGTTCGTCTCGCTAGGGGAGCGGATCCAGCAGAAGAGAATCGGTCGATCCGACTCGAGTGCGTACTGGCGCTCGAGTTCGATGTCGAGCGCCGGCACGGCCTCGAGCGTCGGCCCCAGCACGAAGTCTGGAGACGTTACTTCGAATTCGGCGAGGAGGCTCATACCCCACGTGGCCGGCCAACACGCAAAACTGTTTAGGCCATTGATACTTTTTCCAGCGCGATCAGTGTGAGTACAACGCCGGTGGCAGGTCTTGTCTCCTATCAAACATTATGCGTCGTTGGCCGCCTCGACCGTGTCGCGAACCGCGTCGACGCCGGCTTCGTGAGCGAGGTTCCCGACGACGATCACGTCGGCGTGTGTCGCCATCCGGAAGGCCGAATCGTAGCCGTCGATGCCGCCGCCGTAGAACAGGGTCGACTCGTCGGTCGCCTCGGCCGCCGCCTCGACGATTGAAGGATCGCCGAACGTGCCGGAGTACTCGAGGTAGACGATTTCCTGGCCGAACATCCGCTCTGCGACCTCTGCGTAGGAGGCGACGTCTTCGGCCGAGAGGTCACAGTCCGCTTCCGTGTAGGTCGCGACGTCCGCGTCGGGGTTCATGACGATGTAGGCTTCCGTCGCCGTTCGCTCCCAGTCGAGTTCGGTGTCGAGTCGAACCCACTCCTTGTGCGCGCCGGTGATCCAGAACGGCGAGCCCGCGTTGAACACCGTCGGAATGAGATAGCCGTCGAGCGCGTCGTCTTCGACGACGACGTCGGGGCTCGAGGGTTCCTGATAGAGCGCGACGTCGTGTTCTGCACACGCCTCGATGACGGCGCTCATGTTCTCCTCGGTGATTCCCATCGTCCCGCCGACTTCGACGGCG contains the following coding sequences:
- a CDS encoding helix-turn-helix domain-containing protein; translated protein: MSLLAEFEVTSPDFVLGPTLEAVPALDIELERQYALESDRPILFCWIRSPSETNVERVLERDRTVARFDLLERSGGRDLYRLERSDRSRTEVVESYRQWVSLGGELLTGRAADGRWVFEMRFPDRDSFTEYHEFLEHHGVEFDLLRIADGEEAGETKTVLTQSQREALTLANEYGFFSVPREATLSDIAGALGISDQAVSERIRRGQARLIEAYLV
- a CDS encoding phosphoglycerol geranylgeranyltransferase; this encodes MTTPWEDWNHILKIDPDKDLPEGVTYGDLCATGTDAVEVGGTMGITEENMSAVIEACAEHDVALYQEPSSPDVVVEDDALDGYLIPTVFNAGSPFWITGAHKEWVRLDTELDWERTATEAYIVMNPDADVATYTEADCDLSAEDVASYAEVAERMFGQEIVYLEYSGTFGDPSIVEAAAEATDESTLFYGGGIDGYDSAFRMATHADVIVVGNLAHEAGVDAVRDTVEAANDA